Proteins encoded by one window of Pirellulales bacterium:
- a CDS encoding threonine/serine exporter family protein, with amino-acid sequence MTPERSAPPATDTLLEFLYRLAQAYLASGEQTAQVELLLRRVATAYGIRRARIIAFPTAIFIIVQDGDQERVTLAEGPTQSLRLDQIAHVYTLGQAAQKAEVTPQAGLERLTEIQRLPARYGELGILAGHVILTFGMAMVLMPSSTNLAAAIALGAIVGALKILNRNRPLLAVPLPVVAAALVSALVFLAIQYGLPLEPRHALIAPLVSFLPGGMLTLGMVELAYGDMVSGSSRLVTGFVQLLLLVFGLAAGATLVGYSPENLTDTAVTTLSPLWLAVSPWLGVVIFGLGAFYHFSAPKNSLLWMLFTLLVVYAVQQGAEQFFSERASGFFAMLVVTPLGYLIQLRFRGPPAMVTFLPSFWLVVPGALGLLSVTQMLSDRAAGTEGLINALFALTSIALGTLLGASMYKWLTEKFGWWQLQLGRVGGYFRRKGKR; translated from the coding sequence ATGACGCCCGAACGGTCCGCACCCCCCGCCACCGACACGCTGCTCGAGTTTCTGTACCGCCTGGCGCAGGCCTATTTGGCCAGCGGCGAGCAAACCGCCCAGGTGGAGTTGCTACTCCGCCGCGTCGCCACGGCTTATGGAATTCGCCGCGCGCGGATCATCGCCTTTCCCACCGCGATCTTTATCATCGTGCAAGACGGCGACCAAGAGCGAGTCACCCTGGCCGAAGGTCCGACTCAGAGCCTACGACTGGACCAGATCGCCCATGTCTACACGCTGGGCCAAGCCGCGCAAAAAGCCGAAGTGACCCCGCAGGCGGGGCTGGAACGCCTGACCGAGATTCAGCGCCTCCCCGCCCGGTACGGAGAACTGGGCATCCTGGCCGGGCATGTGATTTTGACCTTTGGCATGGCAATGGTGCTAATGCCCTCGAGCACAAATTTGGCGGCGGCGATTGCCCTGGGGGCGATTGTCGGCGCATTAAAAATCCTCAACCGCAATCGGCCCCTCCTGGCGGTCCCGTTGCCTGTCGTGGCCGCCGCGCTCGTTTCCGCGCTGGTGTTTCTGGCCATTCAGTACGGCCTGCCGCTGGAGCCGCGGCACGCCCTGATCGCCCCGCTGGTCTCGTTTTTGCCGGGGGGCATGCTGACCTTGGGCATGGTCGAGCTGGCCTATGGCGACATGGTCAGCGGGTCCAGCCGTCTGGTGACGGGCTTTGTGCAACTGCTGCTGTTGGTCTTTGGCCTGGCGGCGGGGGCCACGCTGGTGGGCTACAGCCCCGAAAACCTGACCGATACCGCCGTTACAACGCTTTCCCCCTTATGGCTGGCGGTTTCTCCCTGGTTGGGCGTGGTAATCTTTGGCTTGGGGGCCTTTTATCACTTTTCCGCCCCCAAGAATTCGCTGCTATGGATGCTCTTTACGCTGCTGGTGGTCTATGCGGTCCAGCAAGGGGCGGAGCAGTTTTTTAGCGAACGGGCCAGCGGATTTTTTGCCATGCTGGTTGTCACGCCGCTGGGCTATCTCATTCAACTACGGTTCCGCGGTCCCCCCGCCATGGTCACGTTTTTACCCAGCTTTTGGCTGGTCGTGCCAGGGGCGTTGGGCCTGCTGAGCGTGACCCAAATGCTGAGCGACCGCGCCGCGGGGACCGAGGGACTCATCAACGCGCTCTTTGCGTTAACCTCAATCGCGCTGGGGACGCTGTTAGGCGCGTCAATGTACAAGTGGCTGACCGAAAAGTTTGGCTGGTGGCAACTGCAACTAGGCCGCGTGGGGGGATACTTCCGGCGCAAGGGAAAGCGGTAG